From Humisphaera borealis, the proteins below share one genomic window:
- a CDS encoding DUF3418 domain-containing protein produces MAQAAGETSEPTAQHRGITPERFAAVHRALLSGLLGNVGFKKEQFEYNGTRGRKFHLFPGSSLFSRKPPWVMSAELTETTKLYARTVARIEPEWIENVGEHLLHKEYSEPYYHRESAHVLASEKVSLFGLVVVPRRRVHYGPIDPKASRDIFIRQGLVEGEYHSEAPWARNNRQLIRDVELAEAKLRRRDLLVDAQSRFAFYDVRVPAGIYNGPLFEKWRQKAEQADRRALFMKREDLIVPGPEAPAELFPERVVVNDSVRITLGYVFDPGNEFDGVTATVPVALLNQLPQEPFDWLVPGHLAEKLTELIRTMPKDVRVQFVPVPDTVKSVLPLIRFGDGSLYEQLAWQLGKFAGKAISPQAFCSDYLPDYLRMNFRIVDEVGKTLAIGRDLETIRRKLRVELKQTFEELPKSQWHRDGITRWDFDDLPEMVEIKRPGMVVRGYPAIVEKDGDKASPGGSVGLRLLDSAELAARANLVGLRRLFLLQLGGDRVKHLQRHLPGIDRMSLQYATLGPSEELKRDLLNLSADRALFGEAQVVIRKREDFVTRAETAWQRLSESSRDICEAVGQSLELYQSLSRRLGQPVPPLLATNTNDIREHLKALLPRGFVASTPWPWLKHFPRYLKALDLRLTKLLNAGANRDTQAMSQVRPLWKKYVDRAELHEFQGVSDPNLSQYRWLLEELRVSLFAQELKTAFPVSVKRLEQLFAEVK; encoded by the coding sequence ATGGCCCAGGCCGCCGGCGAAACTTCCGAACCGACTGCCCAACATCGTGGCATTACGCCCGAGCGTTTTGCCGCGGTGCATCGCGCGCTGTTGTCGGGCCTGCTCGGAAACGTCGGATTCAAGAAGGAACAGTTCGAGTACAACGGGACGCGCGGGCGCAAGTTTCACCTGTTCCCGGGGTCTTCCCTCTTCAGCCGTAAGCCGCCGTGGGTGATGTCGGCCGAGCTGACCGAGACGACCAAGCTGTACGCCCGCACCGTCGCCCGGATCGAACCTGAGTGGATCGAGAACGTCGGCGAGCATCTCCTGCACAAGGAATACTCCGAGCCATACTACCACCGCGAGTCGGCTCATGTTCTGGCTTCAGAAAAGGTCTCGCTCTTCGGCTTGGTCGTCGTGCCGCGGCGACGCGTTCACTACGGCCCAATCGATCCCAAAGCCAGCCGCGATATCTTCATCCGCCAGGGGCTGGTCGAAGGGGAATATCATTCCGAAGCACCCTGGGCCCGTAACAACCGGCAATTGATCCGCGACGTCGAACTGGCCGAGGCGAAGCTGCGCCGGCGCGATCTGCTGGTCGATGCCCAGAGCCGATTCGCGTTTTATGACGTCCGCGTCCCGGCGGGAATCTACAACGGCCCGCTGTTCGAGAAATGGCGCCAAAAGGCCGAGCAGGCCGATCGCCGGGCGCTCTTCATGAAGCGCGAGGACCTGATCGTTCCCGGACCCGAAGCGCCGGCCGAGCTGTTCCCCGAGCGCGTCGTCGTCAACGATTCAGTCCGCATCACCCTCGGCTACGTGTTCGACCCCGGAAACGAGTTCGACGGCGTTACCGCGACGGTGCCGGTCGCTTTACTGAACCAGCTTCCCCAGGAGCCGTTCGACTGGCTCGTGCCCGGCCATCTCGCCGAGAAGCTGACCGAACTGATCCGCACGATGCCCAAGGACGTTCGCGTACAGTTCGTCCCGGTTCCCGACACCGTCAAGTCCGTTTTGCCGCTGATCCGTTTCGGCGACGGTTCGCTGTATGAGCAACTCGCCTGGCAACTGGGAAAGTTTGCCGGCAAGGCGATCTCGCCACAGGCGTTCTGTTCCGACTACCTGCCGGACTATCTCCGGATGAACTTCCGCATCGTCGACGAGGTCGGCAAAACACTCGCGATCGGGCGCGACCTGGAAACGATCCGCCGCAAGCTACGCGTCGAGCTGAAGCAGACGTTCGAAGAGCTGCCCAAAAGCCAATGGCACCGCGACGGCATCACCCGGTGGGATTTCGACGACCTGCCGGAAATGGTGGAGATCAAGCGGCCGGGCATGGTCGTTCGCGGCTACCCGGCGATCGTCGAGAAGGACGGGGACAAGGCGTCGCCCGGCGGTAGCGTAGGCCTCCGCCTGCTCGATTCCGCCGAACTTGCCGCCCGGGCAAACCTTGTCGGTTTGCGACGGCTGTTCCTGCTGCAACTAGGCGGGGATCGCGTCAAGCACCTCCAGCGGCATCTGCCGGGCATCGACCGGATGTCGCTTCAGTACGCGACCCTCGGCCCGAGCGAGGAGCTGAAGCGCGATCTTCTGAACCTCTCGGCCGACCGCGCGCTGTTCGGCGAGGCGCAGGTCGTCATCCGAAAACGCGAAGACTTCGTCACCCGGGCCGAAACCGCCTGGCAGCGGCTCAGCGAATCGTCGCGCGACATCTGCGAGGCGGTCGGGCAGTCGCTGGAGCTGTACCAGTCCCTGTCCCGTCGTCTCGGCCAGCCGGTGCCGCCGTTACTCGCGACCAACACTAATGACATTCGCGAGCACCTCAAAGCACTGCTGCCCAGGGGCTTTGTCGCATCGACGCCATGGCCCTGGCTGAAGCACTTCCCCCGTTACCTCAAGGCACTTGACCTGCGGCTGACCAAGCTCCTGAACGCCGGTGCCAATCGCGACACCCAGGCGATGAGCCAGGTCCGGCCGCTCTGGAAGAAGTACGTCGATCGCGCCGAACTGCACGAGTTTCAAGGCGTTTCCGACCCCAACCTGTCGCAGTACCGATGGCTGCTCGAAGAGCTTCGCGTGTCGCTGTTCGCGCAGGAACTGAAGACGGCGTTCCCGGTTTCGGTGAAGCGATTGGAGCAGTTGTTTGCCGAGGTGAAGTAG
- a CDS encoding TIGR03790 family protein, translating into MLNEPAIRRFVCCTVLAIVLGTIGVEPCAGDVSPSKLTAENLLLIVNRNEPAGRRLADYYINQRKVPDGRILALDLPKGDEISALQFQTEVVPAVRAFLRDNKLEEQVTCLVTFFGVPLRVGQRVNLPEESAEYRSVDQQYKASLAAAAQAVVTAEEVATEAQSDFKRASEGQEFPAMAMRADAAVRSAIETLATDGNAERRSQRFSRLMTAVEKLYGPLETQERLALPAYQKLAPKPVTEEEQTTRRAATQKLITEIQTLNPQAVNSADARAKLRDLFLTHLGQLRSIQVLTDHRVRLETSETQAAFDSELACLWWPDTMLRYRWLDNPLNYKVRYGGVTSRPTARVPRTLMVARLDAPTEQIVHDMIETSVKVESEGLKGIAALDARGKSPSDAYGKYDEKLREAAAELKTKSRTTVRIENTEPVFPPQSVDNVALYCGWYSLRNYVPGMKFNPGAVAYHVASGEMISLHAAGEKGWCANLLKSGVVATLGPVAEPYLHSFPLPTEFFPLLMTGKLKLAEVYWLTNPLVSWMNALVGDPLYTPYAKEPSMKDVDVSYQLRAIFASSPVPAPNP; encoded by the coding sequence ATGCTGAATGAGCCCGCAATCCGGCGGTTCGTATGTTGCACCGTGCTGGCAATCGTTCTGGGCACAATAGGGGTCGAGCCGTGCGCGGGTGATGTCTCCCCATCAAAGCTGACGGCCGAGAACCTGCTGCTTATTGTCAACCGCAACGAACCGGCCGGCCGCCGGCTCGCGGACTATTACATCAATCAGCGCAAAGTGCCCGACGGCCGGATACTTGCACTGGACCTGCCCAAAGGCGATGAAATCTCCGCGTTGCAGTTTCAGACCGAAGTCGTACCGGCCGTCAGAGCCTTTCTTCGCGACAACAAGCTGGAAGAGCAGGTCACCTGCCTGGTGACGTTTTTCGGCGTTCCGCTGCGGGTGGGGCAGCGGGTCAATCTGCCGGAAGAATCGGCCGAGTATCGTAGCGTCGATCAGCAGTACAAGGCATCGCTCGCCGCGGCGGCGCAGGCCGTCGTCACGGCCGAGGAAGTCGCGACCGAGGCCCAGTCGGACTTCAAGCGTGCGAGCGAAGGGCAGGAATTCCCCGCGATGGCAATGCGGGCCGACGCGGCCGTTCGCTCTGCGATCGAAACACTCGCCACCGACGGCAACGCCGAGCGACGCAGCCAGCGTTTCAGCCGGCTCATGACAGCCGTCGAAAAACTCTACGGTCCCCTTGAGACGCAGGAACGGCTTGCCCTGCCCGCTTACCAGAAACTGGCCCCCAAGCCGGTTACTGAAGAGGAGCAGACGACCCGTCGCGCCGCGACACAGAAGCTGATCACCGAGATCCAGACGCTCAACCCGCAGGCGGTTAACAGTGCCGACGCGCGGGCGAAGCTTCGCGATCTGTTTCTCACCCACCTCGGCCAGCTCCGCTCGATTCAGGTGCTCACCGATCACAGGGTCCGCCTGGAGACCAGTGAAACCCAGGCGGCATTCGATTCGGAACTGGCCTGCCTCTGGTGGCCGGACACCATGCTTCGGTACCGGTGGCTCGACAATCCCTTGAACTACAAAGTCCGCTACGGCGGCGTAACTTCCCGCCCTACCGCCCGCGTGCCGCGTACGCTCATGGTCGCGCGCCTGGACGCGCCGACGGAGCAGATCGTTCACGACATGATCGAGACGTCGGTCAAGGTCGAGTCCGAAGGGCTCAAGGGTATCGCGGCGTTGGACGCCCGCGGAAAATCCCCGAGCGACGCCTACGGCAAATACGACGAGAAGCTGCGTGAAGCCGCTGCGGAACTCAAAACCAAGTCGCGGACGACCGTCAGGATCGAGAACACCGAACCCGTTTTTCCGCCACAGTCGGTGGATAACGTCGCGCTATACTGCGGCTGGTATAGCCTGCGAAACTACGTCCCCGGAATGAAGTTCAACCCCGGTGCCGTCGCCTATCACGTCGCCAGCGGAGAGATGATCTCGCTTCACGCGGCCGGCGAGAAGGGCTGGTGCGCGAACTTACTGAAGTCCGGCGTCGTTGCGACCCTGGGACCCGTCGCCGAGCCCTACCTGCACTCGTTTCCGCTGCCCACGGAGTTTTTCCCGCTCCTGATGACCGGCAAGCTGAAGCTTGCCGAGGTGTACTGGCTCACCAATCCACTGGTGAGCTGGATGAATGCTTTAGTCGGCGATCCCCTCTACACCCCCTACGCCAAAGAGCCGTCGATG
- a CDS encoding DUF502 domain-containing protein, translating into MDKIGAHLRKAFLAGILAVAPVAVTIFVVIYVESETRSAVEKAIGRDIAPFVGILLVVAVIYVVGVIVSSLIGKLLLRLADKALSRLPVVKSVYSAWKQIALTPGGGEGMYAKVVMIEAEGAVGTAAEPAMQMGFTSAESVPGNADLWPVFVPQCPNPLNGRLLFVPKSKCRVTNISAEDAFKMLLSTGNFIPAGVGSNSTP; encoded by the coding sequence ATGGACAAGATTGGCGCACACCTTCGCAAGGCATTTTTAGCCGGTATTCTCGCCGTCGCCCCGGTCGCGGTGACGATCTTTGTCGTCATTTATGTCGAGAGCGAGACCCGATCGGCCGTCGAGAAGGCGATCGGGCGCGATATCGCGCCGTTCGTCGGCATCCTGCTGGTCGTCGCAGTCATTTACGTCGTCGGCGTGATCGTCTCGAGCCTGATCGGCAAGCTGCTGCTTCGCCTCGCCGATAAGGCACTCAGCCGGCTACCGGTCGTGAAATCGGTCTACTCCGCTTGGAAGCAGATCGCGCTGACACCCGGCGGCGGCGAAGGGATGTACGCCAAGGTCGTCATGATCGAGGCCGAAGGCGCCGTCGGAACCGCGGCCGAGCCGGCGATGCAGATGGGATTCACCAGTGCCGAAAGCGTCCCCGGCAACGCCGACCTCTGGCCGGTCTTCGTTCCGCAATGCCCGAATCCGCTCAACGGCCGACTGCTGTTCGTGCCGAAGAGCAAGTGCCGTGTGACGAACATCAGCGCCGAAGACGCGTTCAAGATGCTGCTTTCGACGGGGAACTTCATTCCGGCGGGAGTCGGATCGAACTCGACACCCTGA
- a CDS encoding RidA family protein codes for MSIRNALSRLGLELPPAPEPAGSYVPAKRVGDLVFVAGQLPMREGKLIATGKVPSACSIEQAQEGARQCVLNALAAVKSLDVNLDRLAGVVRVGVFVCSEDGFTEQPKVANGASDLLVELLGPTGQHVRAAVGTNVLPLGAAVEVEFVFAVMADP; via the coding sequence ATGTCCATCCGCAACGCACTCTCCCGTCTCGGTCTTGAACTTCCGCCCGCGCCTGAACCCGCAGGGTCGTACGTCCCGGCCAAGCGTGTCGGCGATCTCGTTTTCGTCGCGGGCCAGTTGCCGATGCGCGAAGGCAAGCTCATCGCCACCGGCAAGGTGCCCTCGGCGTGCTCAATAGAACAGGCCCAGGAGGGCGCCAGGCAATGCGTCCTGAACGCGCTCGCGGCCGTGAAGTCGCTGGACGTCAATCTCGACCGCCTGGCCGGCGTGGTGCGGGTAGGCGTGTTCGTCTGCTCAGAGGACGGCTTCACCGAGCAGCCCAAGGTCGCCAACGGTGCCAGCGACTTGCTCGTCGAGTTGCTCGGCCCGACCGGCCAGCATGTCCGGGCTGCGGTCGGCACGAACGTCCTTCCGCTGGGGGCGGCAGTCGAGGTGGAGTTTGTTTTCGCGGTGATGGCCGATCCGTGA
- a CDS encoding DUF748 domain-containing protein yields MLKWIKRIVLLVVVLLVVGGVVLYFSLGGIIRSQVEQQSSKSLNLPTTLGGATIAPFGGQLSLQDYSIASPPGFSARPMLEIGGLDVKVSYGQLRSTPVRIQSITIDRPKMLLEQKDGKFNIKAMTENLPPGKPTEPTAEGEKMKLIIDSIMIKEPQVTLRPGLPGLPEEIPLKLGTYEMKNVGNADGAETGVAVKQVVTQIVSELAAKASSSGGIPSQLKALLDGDLNAIAQKYIPGEAGKIVGSLLNPDTLKDPGKAALTALEGATGGATTNPAKAIGDLIGGEQKPGDAFKGLLGGDKKKDEKKK; encoded by the coding sequence ATGTTGAAGTGGATCAAGCGAATTGTCCTGCTGGTGGTCGTCCTGCTGGTCGTGGGCGGTGTCGTGCTCTACTTCTCCCTCGGCGGCATCATCAGGAGCCAGGTCGAGCAGCAGTCCTCCAAGTCGCTCAATCTCCCAACCACCCTCGGCGGTGCCACGATCGCCCCGTTCGGCGGACAGCTCAGCCTGCAAGACTATTCCATCGCTTCGCCGCCAGGATTCTCGGCACGGCCGATGCTCGAAATCGGCGGGCTCGACGTCAAGGTAAGTTACGGTCAGCTGCGGTCCACGCCGGTGCGAATCCAGTCCATCACAATTGACCGCCCGAAAATGCTTCTCGAGCAAAAGGACGGCAAGTTTAACATCAAGGCGATGACGGAGAACTTGCCTCCCGGCAAACCGACCGAACCAACCGCCGAAGGCGAGAAGATGAAGTTGATCATTGATTCCATCATGATCAAGGAGCCGCAGGTCACGCTGCGACCCGGTCTGCCCGGGCTGCCGGAAGAGATTCCTCTGAAACTTGGCACCTACGAAATGAAGAATGTCGGCAACGCCGACGGCGCCGAGACCGGCGTGGCCGTGAAACAGGTGGTCACCCAGATCGTCAGCGAACTGGCGGCCAAGGCCAGCAGTTCCGGCGGCATCCCTTCGCAGTTGAAGGCACTGTTGGACGGCGACCTGAACGCCATCGCGCAGAAGTACATTCCCGGCGAGGCCGGAAAGATCGTCGGTTCGCTTCTGAATCCCGACACGCTGAAAGACCCCGGTAAAGCCGCCCTCACCGCACTCGAAGGAGCCACCGGCGGGGCAACGACCAATCCCGCCAAGGCGATCGGTGATCTCATCGGCGGCGAACAGAAGCCCGGCGACGCGTTCAAGGGACTCCTCGGCGGCGACAAGAAGAAGGATGAGAAGAAGAAATAG
- a CDS encoding 4Fe-4S dicluster domain-containing protein — protein sequence MEWLAPGSVVSQGAPLLAKSLESHRTPVAPVDGIVGEQVPVRLIGGREVLGVRFTPAHPGPTVRPNASRGDHREAARRLDEVDTSAFGEWLTRIQLAGIAADRWTCPDLLKQLRDALTRPIDTLVCNLLDSDPWLPLSRTACQSYPRELAAGLGLLGRLTGAKDWWALVDQADDCSGPIREAASDLASALRIAPLENDYPQLDPTLLVHSITGRRLRPGRLPSTHGVILIDGPAAAAIGRLLLDDSPMTHVPIAVYDQPTDVISCLSVPLGVHARAVFSLLGIPWASRDVFAGGPLRQLRVGDDEVIGPGELTLFSAPQHPAMPPEPCVRCGWCVEACPTRCRPAGLLEAAQRRDAEWARGNGLDACIECGLCTFVCPSKLPLLEGIRFLKRGIAAEEF from the coding sequence ATGGAGTGGCTTGCACCGGGTTCGGTGGTCTCGCAAGGCGCGCCGCTGCTTGCAAAGTCTCTGGAATCGCATCGGACCCCTGTCGCGCCGGTTGACGGAATCGTCGGTGAGCAAGTTCCGGTGCGGCTGATCGGCGGCCGCGAGGTGCTTGGCGTGCGATTTACACCGGCCCACCCCGGCCCCACCGTGCGGCCAAACGCCAGCCGGGGCGATCACCGTGAAGCGGCACGGCGGCTCGACGAGGTAGACACATCGGCCTTCGGCGAATGGCTCACCCGGATCCAACTTGCCGGGATTGCGGCCGATCGCTGGACCTGCCCCGACCTGCTGAAGCAACTTCGCGATGCCCTGACCCGCCCGATCGACACACTGGTCTGCAATCTCCTGGACAGTGACCCCTGGCTCCCGCTGTCGCGCACGGCTTGCCAGTCATACCCCCGGGAACTGGCGGCCGGGCTGGGGTTACTCGGACGACTGACCGGCGCCAAAGACTGGTGGGCACTGGTGGACCAGGCCGACGACTGCTCGGGACCGATCCGCGAAGCCGCAAGCGACTTGGCCAGCGCGCTGCGCATCGCACCACTGGAAAACGACTACCCCCAGCTCGATCCGACACTCCTGGTCCATTCCATAACCGGTCGGCGTCTCCGGCCCGGTCGTCTTCCGAGTACTCACGGGGTGATCCTGATCGACGGGCCGGCGGCGGCGGCCATCGGTCGGCTGCTGCTCGATGATTCGCCCATGACCCACGTCCCGATCGCAGTTTACGATCAACCGACGGACGTCATCTCCTGCCTGTCGGTCCCCCTCGGCGTGCATGCCCGCGCAGTTTTCAGCCTGCTGGGCATTCCCTGGGCTTCCCGCGACGTCTTTGCCGGCGGACCGCTGCGTCAGTTGCGGGTGGGTGATGATGAAGTGATCGGCCCCGGCGAGTTGACGCTCTTTTCCGCCCCGCAGCATCCGGCAATGCCGCCGGAGCCGTGCGTGCGTTGCGGGTGGTGCGTGGAAGCATGCCCGACGCGATGCCGCCCGGCCGGGCTGCTGGAAGCGGCCCAGCGCCGGGACGCGGAGTGGGCGCGCGGCAACGGCCTGGATGCGTGCATCGAATGCGGACTGTGCACGTTCGTCTGCCCCTCAAAGCTTCCGCTGCTTGAGGGTATTCGATTCCTAAAGCGAGGAATCGCGGCCGAAGAGTTCTGA